A window of bacterium BMS3Abin02 contains these coding sequences:
- the potA_2 gene encoding spermidine/putrescine import ATP-binding protein PotA, translating into MTDVSLRHLSRRFGDLVAVQELNLDIESGEMMAFLGPSGCGKTTTLRMITGLIQPTSGDVLFGGKSVLGIPTERRGAVLMFQKHLLFPTMNVAQNVGFGLKMAGVDKAEIARRVSEMLELVELPGLETRKAHELSGGQQQRVALARALVVGPEVLLLDEPLANLDANLRITMRQLIRSIQRELGITAIFVTHDQEEAVMLADRVALMFDGVLQQVGTPDVFFRCPRTIGVAHFFRNTNFLTGRRTGSTVRTEVGDLEVDSSRVPAGNGPVVLTVRPEEVQLVTGESGQNNVVPATVTSLIYMGSFTQLVVKVGRATWHVQGPGTLRVDEGDRIRLCLPRDHIWIVEDDATAADGDQEASAPFADEKPVSM; encoded by the coding sequence ATGACAGACGTTTCACTTCGGCATCTCTCGCGCAGGTTCGGCGACCTCGTTGCCGTCCAGGAGCTCAATCTCGACATCGAATCGGGCGAGATGATGGCGTTCCTCGGTCCGTCCGGCTGCGGGAAGACGACCACACTGCGCATGATCACCGGGCTCATCCAACCAACGTCCGGTGACGTCCTGTTCGGCGGCAAGTCGGTACTCGGGATACCCACCGAGCGTCGCGGCGCCGTACTGATGTTCCAGAAGCATCTCCTGTTTCCCACGATGAATGTGGCCCAGAACGTCGGGTTCGGCCTGAAGATGGCCGGCGTCGACAAGGCCGAGATCGCCAGACGGGTGAGCGAGATGCTTGAACTCGTCGAGCTTCCCGGGCTGGAGACGCGCAAGGCCCACGAGTTGTCGGGTGGCCAGCAGCAGCGGGTCGCACTCGCCCGGGCTCTCGTGGTCGGTCCCGAGGTTCTCCTGCTCGACGAGCCCTTGGCAAACCTCGACGCAAACTTGCGCATCACGATGCGTCAGCTCATCCGCTCCATACAGCGCGAACTGGGGATCACCGCCATTTTCGTCACCCATGATCAGGAGGAAGCGGTGATGCTGGCCGATCGCGTCGCCCTCATGTTCGACGGAGTCCTCCAGCAGGTTGGAACGCCCGACGTGTTCTTCCGTTGCCCCCGAACGATCGGTGTGGCCCATTTCTTCCGCAATACCAACTTCCTCACCGGACGTCGCACCGGTTCGACGGTGCGCACGGAGGTTGGTGACCTCGAGGTCGATTCATCCAGGGTGCCGGCAGGGAACGGGCCGGTCGTGTTGACGGTCCGCCCCGAAGAAGTTCAACTGGTCACGGGGGAGAGCGGTCAGAACAACGTTGTCCCGGCCACTGTGACGTCACTCATCTACATGGGATCTTTCACGCAACTCGTCGTGAAGGTCGGTCGCGCAACGTGGCATGTCCAGGGTCCGGGGACACTCCGGGTCGATGAGGGAGACAGGATTCGTCTCTGTCTGCCACGCGATCACATCTGGATCGTCGAGGACGATGCGACCGCCGCCGATGGTGACCAGGAGGCTTCCGCTCCCTTCGCCGACGAGAAACCGGTCTCGATGTGA
- the lacD1 gene encoding tagatose 1,6-diphosphate aldolase 1 — protein MTATLKDTKPNARGGLPLGKRRALQVMSTPENVFAILAIDHIGALSSIAHPHDPASMTRRELVSIKVRLVDSIADLASGVLIDPVLGLEPIIGGDVLPGDTGLLVALEDGDYASLDHAPRLFEGWNVARAAKSGATAIKCSFLYDPFSPSDAVHEFVSNLVTDCERLGLPLFAEPLTPHALQADRRSAVVQAARKIGALGVDVLKLEFPIDESSDEHEWRDACLELTDASPKPWTLLSAGEDFETFGRQLEVACEAGASGYVAGRTVWKDLVVGSRSNADGATREAKRRFRHLTDIAVERATPWTAWFEGSGEAGHAQQDETRKRSE, from the coding sequence GTGACGGCCACACTCAAAGACACAAAACCCAATGCACGAGGCGGCCTGCCGCTGGGGAAACGAAGGGCTCTCCAGGTGATGTCCACGCCTGAAAACGTGTTCGCGATCCTTGCGATCGATCACATAGGGGCTCTCTCGTCGATTGCCCATCCCCACGATCCCGCCTCCATGACACGCCGGGAACTGGTCTCCATCAAGGTCCGGCTCGTCGACTCGATAGCGGATCTCGCGTCAGGCGTGCTGATCGACCCCGTTCTCGGTCTCGAGCCGATCATCGGTGGGGATGTGCTGCCCGGCGATACTGGATTGCTGGTCGCCCTGGAAGACGGGGACTATGCATCTCTCGACCACGCACCAAGACTCTTTGAGGGTTGGAACGTTGCCCGCGCCGCCAAGTCTGGAGCGACGGCGATCAAGTGCTCGTTCCTGTACGACCCGTTCTCGCCGTCTGATGCCGTGCACGAATTCGTGTCGAACCTCGTGACCGACTGCGAACGCCTGGGCCTTCCGTTGTTCGCGGAGCCACTCACACCTCACGCGTTGCAGGCCGACCGTCGCTCGGCCGTCGTTCAGGCGGCTCGAAAGATCGGCGCCCTGGGCGTCGACGTTCTCAAGCTCGAGTTCCCCATCGACGAGTCGTCTGACGAGCACGAATGGCGGGACGCGTGCCTCGAACTCACGGACGCGAGCCCGAAGCCGTGGACGCTGCTCTCGGCAGGGGAGGATTTCGAGACCTTCGGGAGGCAACTCGAGGTCGCATGTGAGGCCGGTGCGTCCGGATACGTGGCAGGGCGCACCGTGTGGAAGGACCTCGTCGTTGGCAGTCGGTCCAATGCCGACGGTGCAACACGCGAGGCGAAACGACGGTTTCGACATCTCACCGATATCGCCGTGGAGCGCGCAACGCCGTGGACTGCGTGGTTCGAGGGATCCGGCGAAGCGGGTCATGCCCAACAAGACGAGACGAGAAAGAGGAGCGAGTGA
- the deoD gene encoding purine nucleoside phosphorylase DeoD-type — protein MSDNSSAARSILDMSPDEWQRALRLDDDDLPVAVISEGSWWREQRTGWRLGALDGVRELAFPDMFLGRWRDRPVVYCCAYGAPRAVEVVHLFGSLGARLAIQIGTCGGLQGRLQTGDVVVPDVAACQEGIARIYGAGEHTLANPEWSDRARSMLTTRDHTVHKGTNLTWFSIFAQSGAMVEAWHDAGYLSVDMETATTFAVSRYFDMPAVSMLVVWDDLLQGRSFLDPLEPSAQQKLDDANEAVFEVALDLVQAL, from the coding sequence ATGAGTGACAACTCGTCCGCCGCACGGTCCATCCTGGACATGAGCCCCGATGAGTGGCAGCGTGCCCTCCGGCTCGATGATGACGACCTCCCCGTCGCCGTGATCAGCGAGGGCTCGTGGTGGCGCGAGCAGCGGACCGGTTGGCGGCTCGGCGCACTCGACGGCGTCCGTGAGCTGGCGTTTCCGGACATGTTCCTCGGGCGATGGCGAGATCGGCCTGTCGTGTACTGCTGCGCCTACGGAGCACCCCGAGCCGTCGAGGTGGTGCACCTGTTCGGGAGCCTCGGTGCACGCCTCGCGATACAGATCGGAACCTGTGGTGGTCTACAAGGCCGGCTGCAGACGGGAGACGTCGTCGTGCCGGATGTGGCCGCGTGTCAGGAGGGTATCGCCCGGATCTACGGTGCCGGAGAGCACACACTGGCGAACCCTGAATGGAGTGATCGAGCACGTTCGATGCTCACGACACGGGACCACACCGTTCACAAGGGTACGAACTTGACGTGGTTCTCCATCTTCGCTCAGAGTGGAGCGATGGTCGAGGCTTGGCACGATGCCGGATACCTCTCGGTGGACATGGAGACGGCCACAACGTTCGCCGTCTCCCGATACTTCGACATGCCGGCGGTGTCGATGCTCGTCGTGTGGGACGATCTCCTCCAAGGGCGCAGCTTTCTCGATCCGCTCGAGCCGTCCGCACAACAAAAACTCGACGACGCCAACGAGGCGGTCTTCGAGGTCGCTCTGGATCTTGTTCAGGCCCTTTGA
- a CDS encoding ribonucleoside hydrolase RihC: protein MKTVFPEVPTELRSRFLEPPTGRVRVVIDTDAANEIDDQFAIAWALQSPDRLEIEAVIAEPYSFRHLRDGLLEVAALIDGKHETTAAESALVDSYSGWVLGLREAGIDPRQLEFVGPAEGMQLSYEEILRVFERTGVVSEGKVFRGSEGYLPSSDEPLDSPGVERLIELAMAPGDDPLYVVAIGCVTNVASAILKVPEIIKRIVVLWTSGYPTWCPQSNGHSLNFVQDVPASRLLFDSGVPLVYFPGYYIGAQLRLSLPEMERWVRGRGAVGDYLHHLYVNNPIYAQRGIRDHFGRTWVIWDMITLAWLIEPTWVPTTVIPTPTVGDDLCWLPMPGPQPPMREAHGIDRDAIFRDFFRKLERASR from the coding sequence ATGAAGACGGTGTTCCCCGAGGTTCCGACTGAGCTGCGTTCACGGTTTCTCGAACCGCCGACCGGTCGGGTCCGCGTTGTCATCGACACGGATGCCGCGAACGAGATCGACGATCAGTTTGCGATCGCTTGGGCGCTGCAGTCCCCCGACCGGCTCGAGATTGAAGCGGTGATTGCCGAGCCATACTCGTTCAGGCACCTTCGTGACGGTCTTCTCGAGGTCGCGGCCCTCATTGACGGCAAGCACGAGACCACCGCTGCCGAGAGTGCTTTGGTGGACTCCTACAGCGGCTGGGTCCTCGGGTTGCGTGAGGCAGGCATCGACCCTCGGCAGCTCGAATTCGTCGGCCCCGCCGAAGGCATGCAGCTCAGCTACGAAGAGATACTCCGGGTCTTCGAGCGAACCGGCGTGGTGTCGGAGGGCAAGGTGTTTCGGGGGTCGGAAGGCTATCTGCCATCTTCGGACGAGCCGCTCGACAGCCCGGGGGTCGAACGGCTCATCGAACTCGCGATGGCCCCTGGCGACGATCCGTTGTATGTGGTTGCGATCGGTTGTGTCACCAACGTGGCGTCCGCCATCCTCAAGGTGCCGGAGATCATCAAACGGATCGTGGTTCTCTGGACATCCGGTTACCCGACGTGGTGCCCGCAGTCCAACGGCCACTCCCTCAACTTCGTGCAGGACGTGCCGGCTTCCCGGCTCCTGTTCGACAGCGGCGTTCCGCTCGTCTACTTCCCCGGTTACTACATCGGGGCCCAGCTGCGGCTCTCGCTTCCCGAAATGGAGAGATGGGTTCGCGGCCGTGGCGCGGTGGGTGACTACCTCCATCATCTCTATGTCAACAATCCCATCTATGCCCAGCGTGGAATCCGTGATCACTTCGGTCGGACCTGGGTGATCTGGGACATGATCACACTGGCCTGGCTCATCGAGCCGACATGGGTACCGACCACGGTGATACCGACCCCGACGGTCGGTGACGACCTCTGTTGGCTACCCATGCCCGGGCCACAGCCGCCGATGCGGGAGGCGCACGGCATCGATCGGGACGCAATATTCCGTGATTTCTTCCGGAAGCTCGAGCGTGCTTCGCGATGA
- the phnV_2 gene encoding putative 2-aminoethylphosphonate transport system permease protein PhnV gives MTLDTKSPETPIEPQSYVDPAEASSIATRWARRIAVTSIVVVIVVPMGALIIWSFAFRWNFPNLLPTEWGMRAWAYVATDSSRVLEGFWNSIKIAVLVTFMAIVVGLPASRALGQHEFRGKSLVEWLLLMPIIVPALVATMGIYQIFIRLRLVGTLFGVALVHLIPAIPYFVLVMASVFANYGTALEDTARTLGANKIRVFRHVTLPAISSGLLVASMFTFLISWSQYVTTLLIGGGTFITLPLVLFPFLSGGNHSTAAAISLVFVAPAIVVLVMTSRQLSRESTVMGGFGKL, from the coding sequence GTGACACTCGATACAAAGTCCCCGGAGACGCCGATCGAACCGCAGAGCTACGTCGACCCGGCAGAGGCATCATCGATAGCCACACGATGGGCGCGCCGGATCGCAGTCACCTCGATCGTCGTGGTCATAGTGGTCCCGATGGGGGCACTCATCATATGGTCCTTCGCGTTTCGATGGAATTTCCCCAACCTGCTCCCGACCGAGTGGGGCATGAGGGCCTGGGCCTACGTTGCCACCGACTCCTCTCGAGTCTTGGAGGGCTTCTGGAACAGCATCAAGATCGCTGTGCTCGTGACGTTCATGGCGATTGTTGTGGGGCTTCCCGCGTCGCGGGCACTCGGACAGCATGAGTTTCGGGGAAAATCGCTTGTCGAATGGTTACTGCTGATGCCCATCATCGTGCCGGCGCTGGTGGCGACGATGGGGATCTATCAGATCTTCATTCGACTTCGACTGGTCGGCACTCTGTTCGGTGTGGCGCTCGTGCATCTGATACCCGCGATCCCGTACTTCGTGCTCGTGATGGCGAGTGTCTTCGCCAACTACGGCACCGCCCTCGAAGATACCGCACGGACCCTCGGAGCCAACAAGATCAGGGTGTTCCGGCATGTGACGTTGCCGGCGATCTCGTCGGGTCTGTTGGTGGCTTCCATGTTCACCTTCCTGATCTCGTGGAGCCAGTACGTCACGACGCTGCTGATCGGAGGCGGCACCTTCATCACGCTTCCGCTCGTGTTGTTCCCGTTTCTGAGCGGAGGGAACCATTCAACCGCGGCGGCCATCAGCCTTGTCTTTGTCGCTCCCGCGATCGTTGTGCTCGTGATGACTTCGCGACAGCTCAGCCGCGAGTCCACTGTTATGGGAGGTTTTGGAAAGTTATGA
- the dhaK gene encoding PTS-dependent dihydroxyacetone kinase, dihydroxyacetone-binding subunit DhaK produces MSVRTTKLINDPGNIVAEMLEGYAAAYPDIIRFEDGLIVRTTPKATGKVGLVIGNGSGHEPAMIGWVGRGLFDVNVPGQIFTAPGPSKLLTGIIAANRGAGVLVCVSNHAGDVLNAEMALEQATDAGIDDVDAVVLYDDVGSAPRGDESNRRGSAGLFFVWKIVGAHAEAGATLSDCKAMAERVRENTRTLSATLQSCAHPVSKVLLADIPDGEMVIGVGVHGESRGDVRPAPTANETIDIMLPQILDDLPYESDDEVCVLVNNAGALTVMELAILYRRAGQVLADRGIRVHRAWLGPYATTQDTAGFAISVCRVDADMKRLYDSPALGAGIQFATPVAAGEAP; encoded by the coding sequence ATGAGCGTGCGCACCACCAAGCTGATCAACGATCCGGGCAACATCGTCGCTGAGATGCTCGAGGGCTACGCCGCCGCGTACCCGGACATCATCCGTTTCGAGGACGGGCTCATCGTTCGCACGACGCCGAAAGCCACCGGCAAGGTGGGCCTCGTCATCGGAAACGGATCCGGGCACGAGCCGGCGATGATCGGCTGGGTGGGTCGGGGGCTCTTCGATGTCAACGTCCCCGGTCAGATCTTCACCGCCCCGGGACCCTCGAAGCTCCTCACGGGGATCATCGCCGCGAATCGGGGCGCCGGCGTGCTCGTGTGCGTATCCAATCACGCAGGCGATGTCCTCAACGCCGAAATGGCCCTGGAGCAGGCCACGGATGCGGGAATCGACGATGTCGACGCGGTTGTGCTGTATGACGATGTCGGTTCGGCGCCGAGGGGTGATGAATCCAACCGGAGGGGATCGGCGGGTCTGTTCTTCGTCTGGAAGATCGTCGGTGCCCATGCAGAGGCGGGAGCCACGCTGTCGGACTGCAAGGCGATGGCCGAGAGGGTACGAGAGAACACCCGAACCCTGTCGGCGACGCTGCAAAGCTGCGCTCACCCCGTCAGCAAGGTGCTGCTCGCCGACATTCCTGATGGCGAAATGGTGATCGGTGTCGGCGTCCACGGAGAGAGCCGAGGCGATGTGCGGCCCGCGCCCACCGCGAACGAAACGATCGACATCATGTTGCCGCAGATCCTCGACGATCTGCCGTATGAGTCGGACGACGAAGTCTGTGTCCTTGTGAACAACGCCGGAGCGCTCACCGTGATGGAGTTGGCGATCCTCTACCGCCGGGCGGGCCAGGTCCTTGCCGACCGCGGCATTCGAGTGCACCGAGCATGGCTCGGACCGTATGCCACCACTCAGGACACCGCCGGCTTCGCCATCTCGGTGTGTCGCGTCGATGCCGACATGAAGCGGCTGTACGACTCGCCGGCGCTTGGCGCAGGCATTCAATTCGCCACTCCTGTTGCAGCCGGGGAGGCCCCGTGA
- the ydcU gene encoding inner membrane ABC transporter permease protein YdcU, whose translation MLTPALGLVVLLFGGGLLVGFGQSLGYFPAIGLRDITLRYYVSVFTDKNFLQSLWLTFRIAAETTVLSSVLAVALTLVLRQKFTGSRFVTFLFQVPLPVPHLVAASGIVLLVTQSGLIARVLAVLGLINVPADFPALVFDRAGVTIVLTFLWKEVPFIGLVVLAILQSVGPQYEELARTLGANARQRFFSVLLPLIMPGILSTSIIIFAFTFGNYEIPLLLGVRFPATLPVVAYRQYQDPDLALRPEAMAIILVLAVVAVLLLVAYRRLARYAVR comes from the coding sequence ATGTTGACTCCGGCTCTCGGTCTCGTCGTGCTGTTGTTCGGCGGTGGCCTCCTGGTCGGATTCGGACAAAGCCTCGGCTACTTCCCGGCGATCGGCCTGCGTGATATCACACTTCGCTACTACGTCTCGGTGTTCACGGACAAGAACTTCCTCCAATCGCTTTGGTTGACCTTCCGTATCGCCGCGGAGACCACTGTGCTGTCGAGTGTGCTGGCGGTGGCGCTCACTCTCGTGCTCCGCCAGAAGTTCACCGGGAGCCGATTCGTGACGTTCCTGTTTCAGGTCCCCCTTCCGGTTCCCCATCTCGTTGCAGCGAGCGGGATCGTCCTCCTCGTCACACAGAGCGGGTTGATAGCCCGTGTCTTGGCTGTCCTCGGTCTGATCAATGTCCCTGCGGACTTTCCGGCTCTCGTTTTCGACAGGGCCGGGGTCACGATCGTGCTGACGTTTCTGTGGAAGGAGGTTCCGTTCATCGGGCTCGTCGTATTGGCGATCCTCCAGAGTGTCGGCCCACAGTACGAGGAACTGGCGCGAACTCTCGGAGCCAACGCGCGACAACGCTTCTTCTCGGTACTGCTGCCGCTCATCATGCCCGGGATCCTGTCAACGTCGATCATCATCTTCGCCTTCACCTTCGGCAACTACGAGATTCCGCTGTTGCTGGGTGTACGTTTTCCGGCCACCCTTCCCGTGGTCGCATACCGTCAGTACCAGGACCCTGACCTCGCGCTGAGACCCGAGGCCATGGCGATCATCCTGGTCCTTGCAGTCGTTGCCGTATTGCTGCTGGTCGCGTACCGGCGCCTCGCCCGATACGCGGTGCGGTGA
- the dhaL gene encoding PTS-dependent dihydroxyacetone kinase, ADP-binding subunit DhaL yields MKVATDRLTGTDWQRLVIAAADVIDGHVDELSGLDAAVGDGDHGINVATALGHARREVAQLDDPTPMIVLSVAAGSFFEEMAGAAGALFGSFFRSFALSFAGCSAIGTAQLADAIEAGTEMVARRGKAHAGDKTMMDALVPAAEAGRAAAIADIPIAAALGATAVAARRGATSTTMMAASLGRARYAEDKSVGVQDPGATTVALIFEAWAAAAGAEGEGDCEPL; encoded by the coding sequence GTGAAGGTCGCCACAGACAGACTGACCGGCACCGACTGGCAACGGCTCGTCATTGCCGCAGCCGATGTGATCGACGGCCACGTCGATGAGCTCTCGGGACTCGACGCAGCCGTCGGTGACGGCGATCACGGGATCAATGTGGCGACGGCGCTCGGACATGCCCGACGTGAGGTGGCTCAACTCGACGATCCCACACCCATGATCGTCCTGTCGGTGGCGGCCGGCTCGTTCTTCGAGGAGATGGCCGGTGCTGCAGGAGCGCTGTTCGGAAGCTTCTTCCGGTCCTTTGCGCTCAGTTTCGCCGGTTGTTCCGCGATCGGCACGGCACAGCTCGCCGATGCCATCGAAGCCGGTACCGAGATGGTCGCACGGCGTGGCAAGGCACACGCTGGAGACAAGACCATGATGGACGCACTGGTGCCGGCGGCCGAAGCCGGCCGCGCCGCCGCGATTGCCGATATCCCGATCGCTGCCGCACTCGGCGCGACGGCAGTAGCCGCACGCCGCGGTGCCACATCCACCACGATGATGGCCGCCTCGCTGGGTCGCGCCCGATATGCAGAAGACAAGTCGGTTGGCGTGCAGGACCCGGGGGCCACCACGGTTGCCTTGATCTTCGAGGCGTGGGCGGCTGCGGCCGGTGCCGAGGGAGAGGGTGACTGTGAACCTCTCTGA